Proteins from a single region of Oncorhynchus tshawytscha isolate Ot180627B linkage group LG03, Otsh_v2.0, whole genome shotgun sequence:
- the si:ch211-184m13.4 gene encoding G-protein coupled receptor 183 encodes MSTNISVDPVDLNTSDTNQMCDVFVYQRAALIIFPIFYSLVFLISVCGNCLVLYVTCQKKQKFNSTSLYLVNLAVSDALFTLALPGRVTYYIRQFDWPFGDLLCRLATMLFFSNTYSGIAFMTCISLDRYLAMVHPHRLQYLRSVKVVRAVCCLVWLLVCLETAPLLFRTMLHDHRGRQTCMEYFTFEGTRSTPYLLFLACTVSFCLPLLVIIVCYTRINLKLSRTAKQNPLTGRLGRSRRANNIILLILLTFVLCFSPYHLNIMQFMLRKMLGQPKCDEMREFKASLQVTVSMMNLNCCLDPVIYFFAIKTYKQRVMSLFKGYLSTPAPFSKTATDNSSSNT; translated from the exons ATGTCTACCAACATCTCTGTGGACCCGGTGGATTTAAACACCTCTGACACCAACCAGATGTGTGACGTCTTTGTCTACCAGAGAGCTGCCTTGATCATCTTCCCAATCTTCTACTCTCTGGTGTTCCTCATCAGTGTCTGTGGCAACTGCCTTGTCCTGTATGTGACCTGTCAGAAGAAGCAGAAGTTCAACTCCACGTCTCTTTACCTGGTCAACCTGGCTGTGTCTGATGCATTGTTCACATTGGCACTGCCAGGGAGAGTCACTTACTACATCAGACAGTTTGACTGGCCCTTTGGGGATTTGCTCTGCAGGCTGGCTACTATGTTGTTCTTTTCAAACACATACTcag GAATTGCCTTCATGACATGTATCAGTCTAGACCGGTACCTGGCCATGGTCCACCCCCACCGGCTACAGTACCTGCGGAGTGTCAAAGTGGTGCGAGCGGTCTGCTGCCTCGTCTGGCTACTGGTGTGTCTGGAAACCGCCCCCCTGCTCTTCCGTACCATGCTCCATGACCACAGAGGCCGACAAACCTGCATGGAGTACTTCACCTTTGAGGGTACTCGCTCCACCCCTTATCTTCTATTCCTGGCCTGTACGGTTTCCTTCTGTCTCCCCCTACTGGTCATCATTGTGTGTTACACCCGGATCAATCTCAAACTGAGTCGCACGGCCAAACAGAACCCACTGACGGGCCGCTTGGGTCGTAGCCGAAGAGCCAACAatatcatcctcctcatcctcctcacctTCGTCCTGTGCTTCAGCCCCTACCACCTCAACATCATGCAGTTCATGCTGAGGAAGATGCTGGGCCAGCCCAAGTGTGACGAGATGCGGGAATTCAAGGCTTCCCTACAG GTGACTGTCTCCATGATGAACCTTAACTGTTGTCTGGACCCTGTCATCTACTTCTTTGCCATTAAGACGTACAAGCAGAGGGTGATGAGTCTGTTCAAGGGCTACCTTTCTACCCCTGCTCCTTTCTCCAAAACCGCCAccgacaacagcagcagcaacacctaA